Proteins from a genomic interval of Benincasa hispida cultivar B227 chromosome 7, ASM972705v1, whole genome shotgun sequence:
- the LOC120081660 gene encoding uncharacterized protein LOC120081660, whose protein sequence is MENRAKKNNNKKQKHHHQSGGATANPPLSDFSFKPSAAVKGLRFGGQFIVKSFTIRRAWPLEFLQLLSLPPRYDGSGGGVDDDNNNKRLPFNSTAAFVPTNFTILAHHAWHTLTLGLGTKKSKAILFVFATEALKAAAGRLWPAEIPLGDVNRRLIRGLSGCEMARFKFRKGCLTFYIYAVREKGCFGFSAADDLKTILQAVVSLNDFLDHTAMIALPNQRNISYGGGGFTTPPVAVVH, encoded by the coding sequence atggaaaatcgaGCGAAGAAGAACAATAACAAAAAGCAAAAGCACCACCACCAATCCGGCGGCGCCACCGCTAATCCACCACTTTCCGATTTCTCCTTCAAGCCTTCCGCTGCCGTCAAAGGCCTCCGATTTGGCGGCCAATTCATCGTCAAATCCTTCACAATCCGGCGAGCCTGGCCTCTCGAATTCCTCCAACTCCTTTCTCTTCCACCGCGCTACGACGGCAGCGGCGGCGGCGTCGATGACGATAACAACAACAAACGACTTCCATTCAATTCCACGGCGGCGTTCGTCCCGACGAATTTCACGATTTTAGCGCACCACGCTTGGCACACACTGACGCTCGGTCTCGGCACAAAGAAATCGAAGGCGATTTTGTTCGTCTTCGCGACGGAAGCTTTGAAGGCCGCCGCTGGCCGTCTCTGGCCAGCGGAAATTCCACTCGGCGATGTGAATCGGCGGCTGATTCGGGGATTAAGCGGCTGCGAAATGGCTAGGtttaaatttagaaaaggaTGCTTGACTTTTTACATTTATGCGGTCCGTGAAAAAGGCTGCTTCGGATTCTCCGCCGCCGATGATTTGAAAACGATTTTGCAGGCGGTTGTTTCGCTCAATGATTTTTTGGACCATACGGCCATGATCGCCTTACCTAATCAGAGAAACATTAGTTACGGTGGCGGCGGCTTTACGACGCCGCCGGTCGCCGTTGTTCATTGA